From a region of the Solanum stenotomum isolate F172 chromosome 2, ASM1918654v1, whole genome shotgun sequence genome:
- the LOC125856555 gene encoding probable serine/threonine-protein kinase PIX13 isoform X1 yields the protein MGNCWPKPVDVHPPTVKYSNSIPSVIVKKPINTSPGRNTRNVVAQPSGDGGDSRKVEVPASGKIITPNLKMFTLAELKSATRNFRPDTVLGEGGFGTVFKGWVDDKTFAPSKVGVGMPVAVKKSNPDSEQGLKEWQAEVKFLGKFSHPNLVKLIGYCWEEKTFLLVYEHMQKGSLESHLFRKEGAEALSWDTRLKIAIGAAKGLDFLHTTEKQVIYRDFKAANILLDADYNAKLSDFGLAKMGPVNGDSHVTTKIVGTYGYAAPEYMATGHLYVKSDVYGFGVVLLEILSGRRVLDLNRPNGEHNLVDWAKPMLPDKKKLRKLMDPRLEAQYPSKAAFQIAEIIVKCLEPDPKNRPSMEEILECLEQCNGIQLKPRAKNTTRNHNHRGHRSPLHVKKTGSGNVIGNQGYNAPTNRSY from the exons atggGAAATTGTTGGCCAAAACCTGTTGATGTTCATCCTCCCACTGTCAAATACTCTAATAGTATTCCTTCAG TGATCGTGAAGAAACCAATTAATACATCTCCGGGAAGGAACACAAGGAATGTGGTGGCGCAGCCTAGCGGAGATGGCGGTGATTCGAGGAAAGTGGAAGTTCCGGCTAGCGGAAAAATAATCACGCCgaatttaaaaatgtttacGCTAGCGGAATTAAAGAGCGCAACGCGAAATTTTCGGCCCGATACGGTGCTAGGAGAGGGAGGATTTGGTACAGTATTTAAAGGATGGGTCGATGATAAAACATTTGCACCTTCTAAAGTTGGAGTTGGTATGCCTGTTGCTGTTAAAAAATCAAATCCTGATAGTGAACAAGGCCTTAAAGAATGGCAG gCTGAAGTAaagtttttgggaaaatttagTCACCCAAATTTAGTAAAATTAATTGGATATTGTTGGGAAGAAAAAACATTCCTTCTAGTATATGAACATATGCAGAAAGGAAGCTTAGAAAGTCATCTTTTTAGAA AAGAAGGCGCGGAAGCATTGTCATGGGATACAAGGCTGAAAATAGCAATCGGAGCAGCAAAAGGACTTGATTTCTTACACACTACAGAAAAACAAGTTATTTACCGCGATTTTAAAGCTGCCAATATTTTACTGGACGCg GACTATAATGCAAAGCTTTCAGATTTTGGACTAGCAAAAATGGGTCCAGTAAATGGGGACTCACATGTGACCACTAAAATTGTTGGTACTTATGGCTATGCTGCACCTGAGTACATGGCAACTG GTCATTTATACGTAAAGAGTGACGTATACGGGTTCGGAGTGGTGTTACTCGAAATCCTTTCGGGCCGGAGAGTACTGGATCTTAACAGGCCCAATGGAGAACATAATTTAGTAGATTGGGCCAAGCCCATGTTACCTGACAAAAAGAAGCTAAGGAAATTAATGGACCCAAGACTGGAGGCCCAATACCCATCAAAGGCTGCATTTCAAATAGCTGAAATTATAGTAAAATGCCTTGAACCTGATCCAAAAAATAGACCTTCCATGGAAGAAATTTTGGAATGTCTGGAACAATGTAACGGGATCCAATTGAAACCGCGAGCAAAAAATACCACGAGAAATCACAATCATCGAGGGCATCGATCACCTCTCCACGTTAAGAAAACAGGTAGTGGTAATGTGATTGGAAACCAAGGCTATAATGCTCCAACGAACCGTAGCTATTGA
- the LOC125856555 gene encoding probable serine/threonine-protein kinase PIX13 isoform X2 — protein MGNCWPKPVDVHPPTVKYSNSIPSVIVKKPINTSPGRNTRNVVAQPSGDGGDSRKVEVPASGKIITPNLKMFTLAELKSATRNFRPDTVLGEGGFGTVFKGWVDDKTFAPSKVGVGMPVAVKKSNPDSEQGLKEWQAEVKFLGKFSHPNLVKLIGYCWEEKTFLLVYEHMQKGSLESHLFRKGAEALSWDTRLKIAIGAAKGLDFLHTTEKQVIYRDFKAANILLDADYNAKLSDFGLAKMGPVNGDSHVTTKIVGTYGYAAPEYMATGHLYVKSDVYGFGVVLLEILSGRRVLDLNRPNGEHNLVDWAKPMLPDKKKLRKLMDPRLEAQYPSKAAFQIAEIIVKCLEPDPKNRPSMEEILECLEQCNGIQLKPRAKNTTRNHNHRGHRSPLHVKKTGSGNVIGNQGYNAPTNRSY, from the exons atggGAAATTGTTGGCCAAAACCTGTTGATGTTCATCCTCCCACTGTCAAATACTCTAATAGTATTCCTTCAG TGATCGTGAAGAAACCAATTAATACATCTCCGGGAAGGAACACAAGGAATGTGGTGGCGCAGCCTAGCGGAGATGGCGGTGATTCGAGGAAAGTGGAAGTTCCGGCTAGCGGAAAAATAATCACGCCgaatttaaaaatgtttacGCTAGCGGAATTAAAGAGCGCAACGCGAAATTTTCGGCCCGATACGGTGCTAGGAGAGGGAGGATTTGGTACAGTATTTAAAGGATGGGTCGATGATAAAACATTTGCACCTTCTAAAGTTGGAGTTGGTATGCCTGTTGCTGTTAAAAAATCAAATCCTGATAGTGAACAAGGCCTTAAAGAATGGCAG gCTGAAGTAaagtttttgggaaaatttagTCACCCAAATTTAGTAAAATTAATTGGATATTGTTGGGAAGAAAAAACATTCCTTCTAGTATATGAACATATGCAGAAAGGAAGCTTAGAAAGTCATCTTTTTAGAA AAGGCGCGGAAGCATTGTCATGGGATACAAGGCTGAAAATAGCAATCGGAGCAGCAAAAGGACTTGATTTCTTACACACTACAGAAAAACAAGTTATTTACCGCGATTTTAAAGCTGCCAATATTTTACTGGACGCg GACTATAATGCAAAGCTTTCAGATTTTGGACTAGCAAAAATGGGTCCAGTAAATGGGGACTCACATGTGACCACTAAAATTGTTGGTACTTATGGCTATGCTGCACCTGAGTACATGGCAACTG GTCATTTATACGTAAAGAGTGACGTATACGGGTTCGGAGTGGTGTTACTCGAAATCCTTTCGGGCCGGAGAGTACTGGATCTTAACAGGCCCAATGGAGAACATAATTTAGTAGATTGGGCCAAGCCCATGTTACCTGACAAAAAGAAGCTAAGGAAATTAATGGACCCAAGACTGGAGGCCCAATACCCATCAAAGGCTGCATTTCAAATAGCTGAAATTATAGTAAAATGCCTTGAACCTGATCCAAAAAATAGACCTTCCATGGAAGAAATTTTGGAATGTCTGGAACAATGTAACGGGATCCAATTGAAACCGCGAGCAAAAAATACCACGAGAAATCACAATCATCGAGGGCATCGATCACCTCTCCACGTTAAGAAAACAGGTAGTGGTAATGTGATTGGAAACCAAGGCTATAATGCTCCAACGAACCGTAGCTATTGA